A region from the Gossypium hirsutum isolate 1008001.06 chromosome A08, Gossypium_hirsutum_v2.1, whole genome shotgun sequence genome encodes:
- the LOC121204784 gene encoding probable E3 ubiquitin-protein ligase RHA1A, which translates to MEVLYSPLNQTPHFHFLLINTPFSFLFIFSMCFFVDDPGLILSHVLYKTAVFLAVLRWVLSWLLNLRFKDINSFFFTPNFSSNSHQISSDMIRDNLVLTTYGDAKQRMPWVSDTCAVCLCELKEGDDVRELRNCCHVFHQDCIDRWVGYDHDHDHDDGDDNHKTCPVCRAPLLTCSQSFGWPTNEPSWAVDRLLYLFGDDLLP; encoded by the coding sequence ATGGAAGTCTTATATTCTCCTCTAAATCAAACCCCCCATTTTCATTTCTTGCTAATCAATACtccattttcctttttatttattttttcaatgtGTTTCTTTGTAGATGATCCAGGGCTAATTTTAAGCCATGTCCTTTACAAAACAGCTGTTTTTTTAGCAGTTTTAAGATGGGTTCTGTCTTGGCTTCTTAATCTTAGATTCAAAGACATAAACTCTTTCTTCTTCACTcctaatttttcatcaaattctCATCAAATTTCTTCAGATATGATCAGAGACAACTTGGTTTTAACAACCTATGGGGATGCTAAACAAAGGATGCCTTGGGTTTCTGACACGTGTGCTGTTTGCTTGTGTGAACTCAAAGAAGGTGATGATGTAAGGGAATTGAGGAACTGTTGCCACGTGTTCCATCAAGATTGCATTGATAGATGGGTAGGCTATGATCATGATCATGATCATGATGATGGAGATGATAATCACAAGACTTGTCCAGTTTGTAGGGCACCTTTGCTTACTTGTTCTCAAAGCTTTGGTTGGCCTACTAATGAACCAAGTTGGGCGGTTGATAGGTTACTTTACCTATTTGGTGATGATCTTCTTCCTTAG
- the LOC121204785 gene encoding uncharacterized protein, translating to MSSEPPPFQEAPRCDVCKCSFNTFRGRHHCRCCGRTLCHEHSSDQMPLPQFGILSSVRVCADCSNNSSGSAKADPQPPLGGVGFATDEVARLNINADVGSQTEATAKQQPVVSIPECKCGMPLCICESPEPKTDAVPVMMKNPPSSVASSNPKPKKTDTFPKSRGSTSNSKSSSVFNPGLVTNGTAADKSQTDYDVNGEGLREAIKNGDTAAVKRLLREGVDANYRDKQGLSVLHLATLFNRTDIVFALMDCGASMDYKNAQGETPMDCAPVTLQYKMQTKLKEGRAA from the exons ATGTCATCGGAGCCGCCACCTTTTCAGGAAGCACCTCGCTGCGACGTCTGCAAATGCAGCTTCAACACTTTCAGGGGCCGG CACCATTGCCGATGTTGTGGAAGGACATTATGCCATGAACATTCATCTGATCAAATG CCTTTACCTCAATTTGGCATACTTTCGTCTGTTCGAGTTTGTGCAGATTGTTCCAATAACTCTTCAGG ATCTGCAAAAGCTGACCCTCAGCCTCCTTTAGGCGGAGTTGGTTTTGCTACTGACGAAGTTGCTAGATTAAATATTAACGCAGATGTGGGTTCACAAACTGAAGCAACTGCAAAGCAACAGCCTGTTGTAAGCATTCCAGAATGCAAGTGTGGAATGcctttgtgtatttgtgaaagtCCAGAACCGAAAACAGATGCAGTTCCAGTTATG ATGAAAAACCCTCCATCCTCAGTGGCTTCGTCTAATCCAAAACCAAAAAAGACTGACACTTTTCCCAAGAGTAGAGGCTCCACTTCAAACAGTAAATCTAG TTCGGTTTTCAATCCTGGTCTGGTGACCAATGGTACTGCTGCAGATAAATCTCAGACGGATTATGATGTCAATGGAGAG GGTTTAAGAGAAGCCATAAAGAATGGTGATACAGCTGCAGTCAAAAGGCTTCTACGTGAG GGTGTAGATGCAAATTACCGTGACAAGCAAGGATTATCTGTACTGCATCTG GCGACATTATTCAATCGAACCGATATAGTGTTTGCCCTCATGGACTGTGGAGCAAGCATGGACTACAAGAATGCACAAG GAGAAACACCAATGGATTGTGCACCAGTCACTTTGCAATACAAGATGCAAACGAAGCTGAAAGAGGGCCGAGCAGCGTGA
- the LOC121204787 gene encoding ethylene-responsive transcription factor ERF017 yields the protein MKPTSPVEHVSNSGSSSKYKGVRKRKWGKWVSEIRLPNSRERIWLGSYDSAEKAAKAFDVALYCLRGPEANFNFPKNPPEVVGGRSFSPSEIRAVAARLANQVDDQDGADNNNDNNDSSNDNYARKEQCTSSTSGAVPLQAEENHEMGGPRF from the coding sequence ATGAAGCCAACATCACCTGTAGAACATGTCTCCAACAGCGGTAGTAGTTCCAAGTACAAGGGTGTAAGGAAACGGAAATGGGGGAAATGGGTATCGGAGATCCGATTACCCAACAGCCGTGAACGTATTTGGTTAGGGTCTTATGACTCGGCGGAGAAAGCAGCCAAGGCGTTTGATGTGGCTCTTTATTGTTTACGTGGACCTGAAGCTAACTTTAATTTCCCTAAAAACCCACCGGAGGTCGTCGGAGGAAGGTCATTTTCCCCGTCGGAAATTCGAGCGGTGGCTGCTAGGTTGGCTAACCAGGTCGACGACCAAGACGGAGCtgataataataatgacaataatGATTCGAGCAATGACAATTACGCCAGGAAAGAACAGTGTACCTCGTCTACGTCGGGAGCGGTCCCGTTACAGGCGGAGGAGAATCATGAAATGGGTGGTCCCCGTTTTTGA
- the LOC121204788 gene encoding uncharacterized protein isoform X2 has protein sequence MAMGGLKRVETINSKGCSRLFVGFSSSIPSFRTFRSFDLMSPSPTTSHGSELSTMVRSLGPFSGLVICVTGLSKEAKKQVMEATERLGGQYSTSLHPQCTGRLSESVYTVKGIGECSPRVDELNLLVGSTDSSCLPSGFQETKKIKTIKKLQLRSSDRISDKCMDSALSGHTVYIDSNISGELWNKVLEVVSKEGAATIDRWFVGCDVSLVVCEESSVHQYIGHSSNVVTPLWVLKTAKDRNLLRLVGVSVDLARQIGTVLETSRNHNAAKFMQNTESLKRNATHEERQQIVHLAKTRIQNRRNCHMQTCQTPIHPISPSTLLDSICWSISKPTSSARIYTESFSGDEDSDHRSIFFDANGDGKNSGGSFMDLTRLLTESEKNELILENQFLTILFLVDRFSEMGPSSRTYFSHNGFTCLQVLDYVYEFYQENMSAHEIESAIHTDSRHADRLRAAYSSKETVECGYVIFKRIDFLGNRKSFEMLKRVSWDNNSIVYELLLRA, from the exons ATGGCCATGGGTGGTCTTAAAAGAGTAGAAACAATAAACAGCAAAGGTTGTTCAAGGTTATTTGTTGGGTTCTCATCTTCAATCCCATCATTTAGAACCTTCCGATCGTTTGATCTTATGTCCCCTTCTCCTACCACCTCTCATGGCTCTGAATTATCAACAATGGTTCGATCCCTTGGTCCATTTTCCGGTCTGGTTATTTGTGTAACTGGTTTATCTAAAG aAGCAAAGAAACAAGTTATGGAAGCAACAGAGAGATTAGGGGGACAATACAGTACTAGCTTACATCCTCAATGTACAG GAAGGTTAAGTGAATCAGTGTATACCGTGAAGGGTATCGGAGAATGTAGCCCGCGTGTAGATGAGTTGAACCTGCTCGTCGGGTCAACGGATAGTTCGTGTCTTCCTTCCGGTTTTCAGGAAACCAAGAAAATCAAGACGATAAAGAAACTACAACTACGATCTTCTGATAGAATCTCTGATAAATGCATGGACTCGGCACTATCGGGTCATACTGTGTACATTGATTCTAATATTTCGGGTGAACTATGGAATAAG GTTCTCGAGGTTGTGTCTAAAGAAGGGGCTGCAACCATAGATCGATGGTTTGTTGGTTGCGATGTGAGTCTCGTAGTGTGCGAGGAGAGTTCTGTCCATCAATATATTGGACACTCAAGCAACGTTGTAACG CCATTGTGGGTACTGAAAACAGCTAAGGATAGGAACCTGCTGAGGCTTGTTGGTGTCTCGGTCGATTTGGCTAGGCAGATTGGGACAGTGCTCGAAACTTCCCGGAATCACAACGCGGCTAAGTTCATGCAAAATACCGAAAGCTTGAAAAGGAATGCAACTCATGAAGAGAGGCAACAGATTGTACATTTAGCTAAAACCAGGATTCAGAATCGTCGCAATTGTCATATGCAG ACATGTCAAACTCCGATCCATCCAATAAGCCCGAGCACTCTTCTGGATTCAATTTGTTGGTCGATATCCAAACCAACTTCAAGTGCTCGTATTTACACTGAATCTTTTAGTGGTGACGAGGATAGTGATCATCGATCCATATTCTTTGATGCAAACGGTGATGGCAAGAATTCAGGGGGCTCGTTTATGGACTTAACCCGGTTGCTTACAGAAAG TGAGAAAAATGAGTTGATACTAGAAAACCAGTTTCTTACCATACTATTTCTGGTCGATCGATTTTCGGAGATGGGGCCTTCTTCGAGGACATATTTCAGCCATAATGGCTTTACATGCTTGCAGGTTTTGGATTATGTCTACGAGTTTTATCAG GAAAACATGTCAGCTCACGAAATCGAGTCTGCTATTCACACGGATTCAAGGCATGCTGATCGGCTTCGAGCGGCATACTCGAGCAAAGAGACAGTTGAATGTGGATATGTGATTTTCAAACGAATTGATTTCTTAGGAAACCGTAAAAGCTTCGAAATGTTGAAGCGTGTTAGTTGGGATAATAACAGTATTGTATACGAGCTCTTACTTAGAGCCTAA
- the LOC121204788 gene encoding uncharacterized protein isoform X1, with the protein MAMGGLKRVETINSKGCSRLFVGFSSSIPSFRTFRSFDLMSPSPTTSHGSELSTMVRSLGPFSGLVICVTGLSKEAKKQVMEATERLGGQYSTSLHPQCTGRLSESVYTVKGIGECSPRVDELNLLVGSTDSSCLPSGFQETKKIKTIKKLQLRSSDRISDKCMDSALSGHTVYIDSNISGELWNKVLEVVSKEGAATIDRWFVGCDVSLVVCEESSVHQYIGHSSNVVTPLWVLKTAKDRNLLRLVGVSVDLARQIGTVLETSRNHNAAKFMQNTESLKRNATHEERQQIVHLAKTRIQNRRNCHMQTCQTPIHPISPSTLLDSICWSISKPTSSARIYTESFSGDEDSDHRSIFFDANGDGKNSGGSFMDLTRLLTESSEKNELILENQFLTILFLVDRFSEMGPSSRTYFSHNGFTCLQVLDYVYEFYQENMSAHEIESAIHTDSRHADRLRAAYSSKETVECGYVIFKRIDFLGNRKSFEMLKRVSWDNNSIVYELLLRA; encoded by the exons ATGGCCATGGGTGGTCTTAAAAGAGTAGAAACAATAAACAGCAAAGGTTGTTCAAGGTTATTTGTTGGGTTCTCATCTTCAATCCCATCATTTAGAACCTTCCGATCGTTTGATCTTATGTCCCCTTCTCCTACCACCTCTCATGGCTCTGAATTATCAACAATGGTTCGATCCCTTGGTCCATTTTCCGGTCTGGTTATTTGTGTAACTGGTTTATCTAAAG aAGCAAAGAAACAAGTTATGGAAGCAACAGAGAGATTAGGGGGACAATACAGTACTAGCTTACATCCTCAATGTACAG GAAGGTTAAGTGAATCAGTGTATACCGTGAAGGGTATCGGAGAATGTAGCCCGCGTGTAGATGAGTTGAACCTGCTCGTCGGGTCAACGGATAGTTCGTGTCTTCCTTCCGGTTTTCAGGAAACCAAGAAAATCAAGACGATAAAGAAACTACAACTACGATCTTCTGATAGAATCTCTGATAAATGCATGGACTCGGCACTATCGGGTCATACTGTGTACATTGATTCTAATATTTCGGGTGAACTATGGAATAAG GTTCTCGAGGTTGTGTCTAAAGAAGGGGCTGCAACCATAGATCGATGGTTTGTTGGTTGCGATGTGAGTCTCGTAGTGTGCGAGGAGAGTTCTGTCCATCAATATATTGGACACTCAAGCAACGTTGTAACG CCATTGTGGGTACTGAAAACAGCTAAGGATAGGAACCTGCTGAGGCTTGTTGGTGTCTCGGTCGATTTGGCTAGGCAGATTGGGACAGTGCTCGAAACTTCCCGGAATCACAACGCGGCTAAGTTCATGCAAAATACCGAAAGCTTGAAAAGGAATGCAACTCATGAAGAGAGGCAACAGATTGTACATTTAGCTAAAACCAGGATTCAGAATCGTCGCAATTGTCATATGCAG ACATGTCAAACTCCGATCCATCCAATAAGCCCGAGCACTCTTCTGGATTCAATTTGTTGGTCGATATCCAAACCAACTTCAAGTGCTCGTATTTACACTGAATCTTTTAGTGGTGACGAGGATAGTGATCATCGATCCATATTCTTTGATGCAAACGGTGATGGCAAGAATTCAGGGGGCTCGTTTATGGACTTAACCCGGTTGCTTACAGAAAG CAGTGAGAAAAATGAGTTGATACTAGAAAACCAGTTTCTTACCATACTATTTCTGGTCGATCGATTTTCGGAGATGGGGCCTTCTTCGAGGACATATTTCAGCCATAATGGCTTTACATGCTTGCAGGTTTTGGATTATGTCTACGAGTTTTATCAG GAAAACATGTCAGCTCACGAAATCGAGTCTGCTATTCACACGGATTCAAGGCATGCTGATCGGCTTCGAGCGGCATACTCGAGCAAAGAGACAGTTGAATGTGGATATGTGATTTTCAAACGAATTGATTTCTTAGGAAACCGTAAAAGCTTCGAAATGTTGAAGCGTGTTAGTTGGGATAATAACAGTATTGTATACGAGCTCTTACTTAGAGCCTAA
- the LOC121204788 gene encoding uncharacterized protein isoform X3, whose amino-acid sequence MYSISGTKFEHVLKHRSRNGLFVVTIGWFVDSVKSNRRLSESVYTVKGIGECSPRVDELNLLVGSTDSSCLPSGFQETKKIKTIKKLQLRSSDRISDKCMDSALSGHTVYIDSNISGELWNKVLEVVSKEGAATIDRWFVGCDVSLVVCEESSVHQYIGHSSNVVTPLWVLKTAKDRNLLRLVGVSVDLARQIGTVLETSRNHNAAKFMQNTESLKRNATHEERQQIVHLAKTRIQNRRNCHMQTCQTPIHPISPSTLLDSICWSISKPTSSARIYTESFSGDEDSDHRSIFFDANGDGKNSGGSFMDLTRLLTESSEKNELILENQFLTILFLVDRFSEMGPSSRTYFSHNGFTCLQVLDYVYEFYQENMSAHEIESAIHTDSRHADRLRAAYSSKETVECGYVIFKRIDFLGNRKSFEMLKRVSWDNNSIVYELLLRA is encoded by the exons ATGTACAG CATTAGTGGAACTAAGTTCGAGCATGTTTTAAAACACAGATCGAGAAACGGTTTGTTCGTTGTTACGATTGGATGGTTCGTCGATAGTGTTAAGAGCAACA GAAGGTTAAGTGAATCAGTGTATACCGTGAAGGGTATCGGAGAATGTAGCCCGCGTGTAGATGAGTTGAACCTGCTCGTCGGGTCAACGGATAGTTCGTGTCTTCCTTCCGGTTTTCAGGAAACCAAGAAAATCAAGACGATAAAGAAACTACAACTACGATCTTCTGATAGAATCTCTGATAAATGCATGGACTCGGCACTATCGGGTCATACTGTGTACATTGATTCTAATATTTCGGGTGAACTATGGAATAAG GTTCTCGAGGTTGTGTCTAAAGAAGGGGCTGCAACCATAGATCGATGGTTTGTTGGTTGCGATGTGAGTCTCGTAGTGTGCGAGGAGAGTTCTGTCCATCAATATATTGGACACTCAAGCAACGTTGTAACG CCATTGTGGGTACTGAAAACAGCTAAGGATAGGAACCTGCTGAGGCTTGTTGGTGTCTCGGTCGATTTGGCTAGGCAGATTGGGACAGTGCTCGAAACTTCCCGGAATCACAACGCGGCTAAGTTCATGCAAAATACCGAAAGCTTGAAAAGGAATGCAACTCATGAAGAGAGGCAACAGATTGTACATTTAGCTAAAACCAGGATTCAGAATCGTCGCAATTGTCATATGCAG ACATGTCAAACTCCGATCCATCCAATAAGCCCGAGCACTCTTCTGGATTCAATTTGTTGGTCGATATCCAAACCAACTTCAAGTGCTCGTATTTACACTGAATCTTTTAGTGGTGACGAGGATAGTGATCATCGATCCATATTCTTTGATGCAAACGGTGATGGCAAGAATTCAGGGGGCTCGTTTATGGACTTAACCCGGTTGCTTACAGAAAG CAGTGAGAAAAATGAGTTGATACTAGAAAACCAGTTTCTTACCATACTATTTCTGGTCGATCGATTTTCGGAGATGGGGCCTTCTTCGAGGACATATTTCAGCCATAATGGCTTTACATGCTTGCAGGTTTTGGATTATGTCTACGAGTTTTATCAG GAAAACATGTCAGCTCACGAAATCGAGTCTGCTATTCACACGGATTCAAGGCATGCTGATCGGCTTCGAGCGGCATACTCGAGCAAAGAGACAGTTGAATGTGGATATGTGATTTTCAAACGAATTGATTTCTTAGGAAACCGTAAAAGCTTCGAAATGTTGAAGCGTGTTAGTTGGGATAATAACAGTATTGTATACGAGCTCTTACTTAGAGCCTAA
- the LOC121204788 gene encoding uncharacterized protein isoform X4: MYRSRNGLFVVTIGWFVDSVKSNRRLSESVYTVKGIGECSPRVDELNLLVGSTDSSCLPSGFQETKKIKTIKKLQLRSSDRISDKCMDSALSGHTVYIDSNISGELWNKVLEVVSKEGAATIDRWFVGCDVSLVVCEESSVHQYIGHSSNVVTPLWVLKTAKDRNLLRLVGVSVDLARQIGTVLETSRNHNAAKFMQNTESLKRNATHEERQQIVHLAKTRIQNRRNCHMQTCQTPIHPISPSTLLDSICWSISKPTSSARIYTESFSGDEDSDHRSIFFDANGDGKNSGGSFMDLTRLLTESSEKNELILENQFLTILFLVDRFSEMGPSSRTYFSHNGFTCLQVLDYVYEFYQENMSAHEIESAIHTDSRHADRLRAAYSSKETVECGYVIFKRIDFLGNRKSFEMLKRVSWDNNSIVYELLLRA, from the exons ATGTACAG ATCGAGAAACGGTTTGTTCGTTGTTACGATTGGATGGTTCGTCGATAGTGTTAAGAGCAACA GAAGGTTAAGTGAATCAGTGTATACCGTGAAGGGTATCGGAGAATGTAGCCCGCGTGTAGATGAGTTGAACCTGCTCGTCGGGTCAACGGATAGTTCGTGTCTTCCTTCCGGTTTTCAGGAAACCAAGAAAATCAAGACGATAAAGAAACTACAACTACGATCTTCTGATAGAATCTCTGATAAATGCATGGACTCGGCACTATCGGGTCATACTGTGTACATTGATTCTAATATTTCGGGTGAACTATGGAATAAG GTTCTCGAGGTTGTGTCTAAAGAAGGGGCTGCAACCATAGATCGATGGTTTGTTGGTTGCGATGTGAGTCTCGTAGTGTGCGAGGAGAGTTCTGTCCATCAATATATTGGACACTCAAGCAACGTTGTAACG CCATTGTGGGTACTGAAAACAGCTAAGGATAGGAACCTGCTGAGGCTTGTTGGTGTCTCGGTCGATTTGGCTAGGCAGATTGGGACAGTGCTCGAAACTTCCCGGAATCACAACGCGGCTAAGTTCATGCAAAATACCGAAAGCTTGAAAAGGAATGCAACTCATGAAGAGAGGCAACAGATTGTACATTTAGCTAAAACCAGGATTCAGAATCGTCGCAATTGTCATATGCAG ACATGTCAAACTCCGATCCATCCAATAAGCCCGAGCACTCTTCTGGATTCAATTTGTTGGTCGATATCCAAACCAACTTCAAGTGCTCGTATTTACACTGAATCTTTTAGTGGTGACGAGGATAGTGATCATCGATCCATATTCTTTGATGCAAACGGTGATGGCAAGAATTCAGGGGGCTCGTTTATGGACTTAACCCGGTTGCTTACAGAAAG CAGTGAGAAAAATGAGTTGATACTAGAAAACCAGTTTCTTACCATACTATTTCTGGTCGATCGATTTTCGGAGATGGGGCCTTCTTCGAGGACATATTTCAGCCATAATGGCTTTACATGCTTGCAGGTTTTGGATTATGTCTACGAGTTTTATCAG GAAAACATGTCAGCTCACGAAATCGAGTCTGCTATTCACACGGATTCAAGGCATGCTGATCGGCTTCGAGCGGCATACTCGAGCAAAGAGACAGTTGAATGTGGATATGTGATTTTCAAACGAATTGATTTCTTAGGAAACCGTAAAAGCTTCGAAATGTTGAAGCGTGTTAGTTGGGATAATAACAGTATTGTATACGAGCTCTTACTTAGAGCCTAA
- the LOC121204788 gene encoding uncharacterized protein isoform X5 has product MYRSRNGLFVVTIGWFVDSVKSNRRLSESVYTVKGIGECSPRVDELNLLVGSTDSSCLPSGFQETKKIKTIKKLQLRSSDRISDKCMDSALSGHTVYIDSNISGELWNKVLEVVSKEGAATIDRWFVGCDVSLVVCEESSVHQYIGHSSNVVTPLWVLKTAKDRNLLRLVGVSVDLARQIGTVLETSRNHNAAKFMQNTESLKRNATHEERQQIVHLAKTRIQNRRNCHMQTCQTPIHPISPSTLLDSICWSISKPTSSARIYTESFSGDEDSDHRSIFFDANGDGKNSGGSFMDLTRLLTESEKNELILENQFLTILFLVDRFSEMGPSSRTYFSHNGFTCLQVLDYVYEFYQENMSAHEIESAIHTDSRHADRLRAAYSSKETVECGYVIFKRIDFLGNRKSFEMLKRVSWDNNSIVYELLLRA; this is encoded by the exons ATGTACAG ATCGAGAAACGGTTTGTTCGTTGTTACGATTGGATGGTTCGTCGATAGTGTTAAGAGCAACA GAAGGTTAAGTGAATCAGTGTATACCGTGAAGGGTATCGGAGAATGTAGCCCGCGTGTAGATGAGTTGAACCTGCTCGTCGGGTCAACGGATAGTTCGTGTCTTCCTTCCGGTTTTCAGGAAACCAAGAAAATCAAGACGATAAAGAAACTACAACTACGATCTTCTGATAGAATCTCTGATAAATGCATGGACTCGGCACTATCGGGTCATACTGTGTACATTGATTCTAATATTTCGGGTGAACTATGGAATAAG GTTCTCGAGGTTGTGTCTAAAGAAGGGGCTGCAACCATAGATCGATGGTTTGTTGGTTGCGATGTGAGTCTCGTAGTGTGCGAGGAGAGTTCTGTCCATCAATATATTGGACACTCAAGCAACGTTGTAACG CCATTGTGGGTACTGAAAACAGCTAAGGATAGGAACCTGCTGAGGCTTGTTGGTGTCTCGGTCGATTTGGCTAGGCAGATTGGGACAGTGCTCGAAACTTCCCGGAATCACAACGCGGCTAAGTTCATGCAAAATACCGAAAGCTTGAAAAGGAATGCAACTCATGAAGAGAGGCAACAGATTGTACATTTAGCTAAAACCAGGATTCAGAATCGTCGCAATTGTCATATGCAG ACATGTCAAACTCCGATCCATCCAATAAGCCCGAGCACTCTTCTGGATTCAATTTGTTGGTCGATATCCAAACCAACTTCAAGTGCTCGTATTTACACTGAATCTTTTAGTGGTGACGAGGATAGTGATCATCGATCCATATTCTTTGATGCAAACGGTGATGGCAAGAATTCAGGGGGCTCGTTTATGGACTTAACCCGGTTGCTTACAGAAAG TGAGAAAAATGAGTTGATACTAGAAAACCAGTTTCTTACCATACTATTTCTGGTCGATCGATTTTCGGAGATGGGGCCTTCTTCGAGGACATATTTCAGCCATAATGGCTTTACATGCTTGCAGGTTTTGGATTATGTCTACGAGTTTTATCAG GAAAACATGTCAGCTCACGAAATCGAGTCTGCTATTCACACGGATTCAAGGCATGCTGATCGGCTTCGAGCGGCATACTCGAGCAAAGAGACAGTTGAATGTGGATATGTGATTTTCAAACGAATTGATTTCTTAGGAAACCGTAAAAGCTTCGAAATGTTGAAGCGTGTTAGTTGGGATAATAACAGTATTGTATACGAGCTCTTACTTAGAGCCTAA